The following DNA comes from Enterobacter sp. SA187.
CCCATGATATGGGCGTGGTGGCGGATATTGCTGACCGGGTGCTGGTGATGTACCAGGGCGAAGCCGTGGAAACCGGCAGCGTGGAGCAGATCTTCAACGCGCCGCAGCATCCCTATACGAAATCCCTGCTGGCGGCAGTGCCGCGCCTCGGTGCCATGCGCGGCAGCGATCTGCCGCGCCGTTTCCCGCTGCCGTCCCGCAGCGCCGCAGTATTGCCCGACACCGGAAACGGTCAGGACACGGTGGTGGCGGGAGAGCCCATTTTGCAGGTGCGGGATCTGGTGTCGCGTTACCCGATACGCAGCGGCATTCTCAATCGCGTGACCCGCGAAGTACACGCGGTGGAAGGCGTCAGCTTTGATCTCTGGCCGGGGGAGACGCTGTCGCTGGTGGGGGAGTCCGGCTGCGGAAAATCCACCACCGGGCGCGCGCTGCTGCGGCTGGTGGCCTCCCAGGGCGGCACCATCACCTTTAACGGTCAGCGCATCGACACGCTGCCCGACAGCCAGCTTCAGCCGCTGCGCCGGGATATTCAGTGTATTTTCCAGGATCCCTTTGCCTCCCTCGATCCGCGTAAAACCATCGGCTACTCGATTATGGAGCCGCTGCGGGTACACGATCTGCTGGATACGCAGGCCTCCGAGCGCCGTCTGGCCTGGCTGCTGGAGCGCGTCGGCTTAAAGCCGGAGCACGCCTGGCGCTATCCCCATGAGTTTTCCGGCGGCCAGCGGCAGCGCATCTGCATTGCCCGCGCGCTGGCGCTCAATCCAAAAGTGGTTATCGCCGATGAGTCCGTCTCGGCGCTGGATGTGTCTATCCGCGCGCAAATCATCAATTTGCTGCTCGATTTGCAGCGGGAAATGGGTATCGCTTATCTGTTTATCTCCCACGACATGGCGGTGGTGGAGCGCATCAGTCATCGCGTGGCGGTGATGTATATGGGGCAGATTGTGGAAATTGGCCCGCGGCGCGCGGTGTTCGAAAACCCGCAGCATCCCTATACGCGTAAGTTAATGGCGGCGGTGCCGGTGGCCGATCCGGGTCACCAGCGGCCGCAGCGGGTGCTGCTCTCGGACGAGATGCCGAGCAACATCCGCAAACTGGGCGATCCGCCGCGCCGCGTGCAGCTGCAACAGGTTGCGCCGGATCACCTGGTCGCACGCACAACACCAGGCAGCACTTCATCTGCATTTTAATGACAATAATATTCCCGGACAGACAGGGAAACTCAGGAGATTAACATGACACAATTTGTTGCGCGGAAATGGCAGGTTGCGCTCGGCGTCGCCTCTGTTCTTGCTGC
Coding sequences within:
- the gsiA gene encoding glutathione ABC transporter ATP-binding protein GsiA; protein product: MLESDASEVLRVSKLNIRFPDEGGTSHVVRDLSFSLKRGETLAIVGESGSGKSVTALALMRLLAQSGGMVSSDELRLQRRSRQVVDLNGLSHAQMRSVRGADMAMIFQEPMTSLNPVFTVGEQIAESIRLHQGLGRDAALKEARRMLEQVRIPEADAILSRFPHQLSGGMRQRVMIAMALSCRPAVLIADEPTTALDVTIQAQILQLISVLQKEMAMGVIFITHDMGVVADIADRVLVMYQGEAVETGSVEQIFNAPQHPYTKSLLAAVPRLGAMRGSDLPRRFPLPSRSAAVLPDTGNGQDTVVAGEPILQVRDLVSRYPIRSGILNRVTREVHAVEGVSFDLWPGETLSLVGESGCGKSTTGRALLRLVASQGGTITFNGQRIDTLPDSQLQPLRRDIQCIFQDPFASLDPRKTIGYSIMEPLRVHDLLDTQASERRLAWLLERVGLKPEHAWRYPHEFSGGQRQRICIARALALNPKVVIADESVSALDVSIRAQIINLLLDLQREMGIAYLFISHDMAVVERISHRVAVMYMGQIVEIGPRRAVFENPQHPYTRKLMAAVPVADPGHQRPQRVLLSDEMPSNIRKLGDPPRRVQLQQVAPDHLVARTTPGSTSSAF